One window of the Camelina sativa cultivar DH55 chromosome 1, Cs, whole genome shotgun sequence genome contains the following:
- the LOC104734325 gene encoding putative lipid-transfer protein DIR1 yields MIVMKRFQVFTVMLLMVFVQSGLVRETLGHPCGRTFLSALIQLVPCRPSVAPFSTLRPNELCCAAIKTLGQPCLCVLAKGPPIVGVDRTLALHLPGKCSANFPPCN; encoded by the coding sequence ATGATTGTAATGAAAAGGTTTCAGGTTTTTACAGTGATGCTACTTATGGTTTTTGTCCAATCAGGTCTGGTGAGAGAGACTCTGGGACACCCATGTGGTCGAACATTTTTGTCGGCTTTGATTCAGCTAGTGCCTTGTAGACCATCAGTGGCTCCGTTTAGCACATTGCGTCCGAACGAGCTATGTTGCGCTGCCATCAAGACACTTGGTCAACCTTGCCTATGTGTCCTTGCCAAGGGACCACCCATCGTTGGCGTTGACCGGACCCTAGCTCTCCATTTACCTGGAAAGTGTTCAGCCAATTTCCCTCcatgtaattaa